GTCGCGAAGCTGTTCGATGTTCCAGAATCGTGGGTCAGGGAGCAGGCGCGTCTCGGAACGCTGCCGTCGATCAGATTGGGCCATTACGTTCGATTCAAAGCCGAGGAGCTCCAGCGCTTTGTCGCCGAACGCGCGAAGCAGGCCGCCTAGGCCGACGCCCTTTTGGGTTCTCGCCGGAAAATCCAATACCGCAAGCCGCTGACAGGC
This genomic interval from Candidatus Binataceae bacterium contains the following:
- a CDS encoding helix-turn-helix domain-containing protein, which gives rise to MDDVVDLLSMMLTHPVANSTGKNGDGALLSAPQVAKLFDVPESWVREQARLGTLPSIRLGHYVRFKAEELQRFVAERAKQAA